One region of Rhodocaloribacter litoris genomic DNA includes:
- a CDS encoding RNA-guided endonuclease InsQ/TnpB family protein, which produces MCRKTLKYRLYTSKKDKHLIEQIEVAASIWNHSVALTRRYYRMYGKPLGANRLMKHIAKLRRRNPYWQKLGSQAVQDVIQRLDRAYQRFFAARTGRVHVRRRSDRAASTRGRKAGRPGFKSRHRYSSFTLKQAGWKYLGGNRLRVGRHNFKFVLSRPLEGEIKTLTIKRDRCGDLWVCFSVVVADVTPSAVGCDGHAVGLDFGLKTFLTTSDGDRYEAPQPLKQSLKEMAKRQRSLSRKLRGSNNRRKARIRVARLHRRIADQRRDWHFKLAHKICDGADVICLEDLCLKGMQAMWGRKVGDLGYGQFVSILRHVAQKRGKTVLQVDRFFASSKTCSDCGALNQTLSLSDREWVCASCGSLHDRDVNAAVNICREGASSLGVGDVRPSTTPLGGVGRLPLKAIS; this is translated from the coding sequence ATGTGCAGGAAGACGCTCAAATACCGCCTCTACACGTCCAAGAAGGATAAGCACCTGATCGAGCAGATTGAGGTTGCTGCTTCGATCTGGAATCACTCCGTGGCGCTGACCCGCCGATACTACCGAATGTACGGAAAGCCTCTCGGCGCGAACCGACTGATGAAGCACATCGCTAAACTTCGCCGTCGCAATCCGTACTGGCAGAAGCTCGGATCGCAGGCCGTACAGGACGTAATCCAGCGACTCGACAGGGCCTACCAGCGCTTCTTCGCGGCGCGTACCGGACGTGTGCACGTCCGGCGCCGCTCCGATCGCGCCGCGTCCACGCGCGGGCGCAAAGCCGGGCGGCCCGGTTTCAAGAGCCGACACCGGTACTCCTCGTTCACCTTGAAACAGGCTGGGTGGAAGTACCTCGGAGGTAACCGGCTCCGCGTAGGCCGCCACAATTTCAAGTTTGTCCTCTCTCGTCCGCTTGAGGGCGAGATCAAGACGCTGACGATCAAGCGTGACCGCTGCGGGGATCTGTGGGTTTGCTTCTCCGTCGTCGTTGCCGATGTCACGCCTTCGGCAGTAGGCTGTGACGGCCACGCCGTTGGACTCGATTTCGGACTCAAGACGTTCCTGACGACCTCGGATGGAGACAGGTACGAAGCCCCACAGCCTCTCAAGCAGAGCCTTAAGGAGATGGCAAAGCGTCAGCGCAGTCTCTCCCGTAAGCTCCGAGGCTCGAACAACCGCCGCAAGGCCCGTATCCGCGTGGCCAGGCTGCATCGCCGCATCGCAGATCAGCGGCGGGACTGGCATTTCAAGTTGGCCCACAAGATCTGCGACGGCGCCGATGTGATCTGCCTCGAAGACCTCTGCCTGAAAGGGATGCAGGCCATGTGGGGCAGGAAGGTTGGTGATCTCGGCTATGGGCAGTTCGTATCGATTCTTCGGCATGTCGCACAGAAGCGTGGCAAGACCGTGTTGCAGGTGGACCGCTTCTTCGCCAGTAGCAAGACCTGCTCGGACTGCGGGGCCTTGAATCAGACCCTCAGCCTCTCGGATCGGGAATGGGTATGTGCTTCGTGCGGCAGTCTGCATGATCGCGATGTAAACGCGGCGGTAAACATTTGCAGGGAAGGGGCATCTTCCCTTGGGGTAGGCGACGTAAGACCGTCTACCACCCCCCTCGGTGGGGTGGGACGGCTGCCGCTGAAGGCTATCTCGTGA
- the argS gene encoding arginine--tRNA ligase, with protein MESYLEQEIRSALGAMGEVPEDFTLEFEKPNNPEHGDLATNVALKLARSFRRAPRQIAEDLAGALRGRLDPRRIAAVEVAGPGFLNFRFAPTYLTDRLAALLEAGEAYGRTDDGRGRRALVEFVSANPTGPLTVGHGRNAVLGDTLANLLEWTGYDVTREYYFNDAGRQMRILGESVRARYLALVDPGLPTKKVKRAEGDFVEVPAPFPEDGYLGDYIVDIARQLYEEHGAALAQAEDVTPFKRAAEEAIFADIEQTLRRLKIRMDTFFNEHSLYENEAVWEVVERLREKGYVYEKDGAIWFKTTALGKDQDTVLVKSSGEPTYRLPDIAYHINKLERGFDRIVDVFGADHIATYPDVVAAVRLLGYDADRIEVVIYQFVTLVRGGEPVKMSTRRATYVTLDELMDEVGEDVTRFFFLMRSPNTHLEFDLDLAREASEKNPVFYLQYAHARICSILRKAEEVGFTFGDTPDLSLLTHEAEVALMKVLFDLPEAIRRAAETKEPHRLANYLRDVAVAFTQFYGHCRIIGEERALATARMHLARATRLVLHNGLAVLGISAPERM; from the coding sequence ATGGAATCCTACCTCGAACAGGAGATCCGGTCCGCGCTCGGCGCGATGGGTGAGGTCCCGGAAGACTTCACGCTCGAATTCGAGAAGCCGAACAACCCGGAGCACGGCGACCTGGCGACCAACGTCGCCCTGAAACTGGCCCGCTCGTTCCGCCGGGCGCCCCGCCAGATCGCCGAGGACCTCGCCGGGGCCCTGCGCGGTCGGCTCGACCCGCGGCGGATCGCCGCCGTCGAGGTGGCCGGCCCCGGCTTTCTCAACTTCCGCTTTGCCCCGACCTACCTGACCGACCGCCTCGCCGCGCTGCTCGAGGCCGGCGAAGCCTATGGCCGCACCGACGACGGCAGGGGCCGGCGGGCACTCGTCGAGTTCGTCAGCGCCAACCCCACCGGCCCCCTGACCGTCGGGCACGGGCGCAACGCCGTCCTCGGGGATACCCTCGCCAACCTGCTCGAATGGACGGGCTACGACGTCACGCGCGAGTACTACTTCAACGATGCCGGGCGGCAGATGCGGATCCTCGGCGAGAGCGTGCGGGCCCGCTACCTGGCCCTGGTCGATCCCGGCCTGCCCACCAAAAAGGTGAAACGGGCCGAGGGCGACTTCGTGGAGGTGCCCGCGCCGTTTCCCGAGGACGGGTATCTGGGCGACTACATCGTCGACATCGCCCGGCAACTCTACGAGGAGCACGGGGCCGCCCTGGCACAGGCGGAAGACGTCACGCCGTTCAAACGTGCCGCCGAGGAAGCCATCTTCGCCGACATCGAGCAGACCCTGCGGCGCCTCAAGATCCGGATGGACACGTTCTTCAACGAGCACAGCCTCTACGAGAACGAAGCCGTCTGGGAAGTGGTCGAACGCCTGCGCGAGAAAGGCTACGTCTACGAGAAGGACGGGGCGATCTGGTTCAAGACGACGGCCCTCGGCAAGGACCAGGATACCGTCCTGGTCAAGTCCTCCGGCGAGCCGACCTACCGCCTGCCCGACATCGCCTACCACATCAACAAGCTCGAACGCGGCTTCGACCGGATCGTCGACGTCTTCGGCGCCGACCACATCGCCACGTACCCGGACGTGGTGGCGGCCGTGCGCCTGCTCGGCTACGACGCCGACCGCATCGAGGTCGTCATCTACCAGTTCGTCACGCTCGTGCGCGGCGGCGAGCCGGTGAAGATGTCCACGCGCCGGGCCACCTACGTCACCCTCGATGAGCTGATGGACGAGGTGGGCGAGGACGTGACCCGCTTCTTCTTCCTGATGCGCTCGCCGAACACCCACCTGGAGTTCGACCTGGACCTGGCCAGGGAGGCCAGCGAGAAGAACCCGGTCTTCTACCTCCAGTATGCGCACGCCCGTATCTGCTCGATTCTCCGGAAGGCGGAGGAGGTGGGCTTCACCTTTGGCGACACGCCCGACCTGAGCCTGCTCACGCACGAGGCCGAGGTGGCGCTGATGAAGGTGCTGTTCGACCTGCCCGAGGCGATTCGCCGTGCGGCCGAGACGAAGGAGCCGCACCGCCTGGCCAACTACCTCCGCGACGTGGCCGTGGCCTTTACCCAGTTCTACGGTCACTGCCGGATCATCGGTGAGGAACGGGCGCTGGCGACGGCCCGCATGCACCTGGCCCGGGCCACCCGCCTGGTCCTCCACAACGGCCTGGCCGTCCTCGGCATCTCCGCCCCGGAGCGGATGTAA
- the rodA gene encoding rod shape-determining protein RodA: MRTWYRNLDYLALLLWMALVAVGLTAIYSTTHGPASEFLLESVRRNFERQLFWAAICLVGIGIALLLPVRFFQKTAYFIYAFTLLLLVAALAFGREINGAKSWLYIGSVGLQVSELAKVGTVLAVAQLLSSRRPHARNVRYAMLAVALIVLPALLIVLQNDMGTALVFFGLVPVMLYWSGLPLHTLLLMVSPAVAGYLAVVYWPAALAFAVLFTLGMYWHTRERYVTVLAGLFTGGTLFLVSVALTRILQPYQVARILSFTNPEAEEFRDNVGFHLVQSKAAIGSGGLTGKGFMEGTQTQGAYVPEQSTDFIFSVIGEEWGFLGTMLVLTLFALFLVRLVMLGTQVKHPFGVMVAAGAVGVYLIHIFINIGMATGLLPVIGIPLPFLSYGGSALLANTAMFAIALTLHMRRDDFSIYGY; the protein is encoded by the coding sequence GTGCGCACCTGGTATCGAAACCTGGACTATCTGGCGCTCCTGCTCTGGATGGCGCTGGTGGCGGTGGGGCTGACGGCGATCTACAGCACCACGCATGGCCCGGCCTCCGAGTTTTTGCTCGAGAGTGTGCGGCGCAACTTCGAGCGGCAACTCTTCTGGGCGGCGATCTGCCTGGTGGGCATCGGCATCGCCCTGCTGTTGCCGGTGCGCTTCTTCCAGAAGACGGCCTATTTCATTTATGCGTTCACCCTGCTTTTGCTGGTGGCCGCCCTGGCGTTCGGGCGGGAGATCAACGGGGCGAAGTCGTGGCTGTACATCGGTTCCGTCGGGTTGCAGGTGTCCGAGCTGGCGAAGGTGGGGACGGTGCTGGCCGTGGCACAACTGCTTTCCTCCCGGCGCCCGCACGCGCGCAACGTCCGCTACGCCATGCTGGCGGTGGCCCTGATCGTGCTGCCGGCGCTGCTGATCGTGCTGCAGAACGATATGGGCACGGCGCTCGTCTTTTTCGGGCTGGTGCCGGTGATGCTCTACTGGAGCGGCCTGCCCCTGCACACGCTGCTGCTGATGGTCTCGCCGGCGGTGGCCGGCTACCTGGCCGTCGTGTACTGGCCCGCCGCGCTGGCTTTTGCCGTGCTCTTTACGCTGGGGATGTACTGGCACACGCGGGAGCGGTACGTCACGGTGCTGGCCGGGCTGTTCACCGGCGGCACGCTGTTCCTGGTATCGGTGGCCCTGACGAGGATCCTGCAGCCGTATCAGGTGGCGCGTATCCTCTCCTTCACGAACCCGGAGGCGGAGGAATTCCGGGACAATGTGGGCTTTCACCTGGTGCAGTCGAAGGCCGCCATCGGCTCGGGCGGGCTGACGGGCAAGGGCTTCATGGAAGGCACGCAGACGCAGGGCGCGTACGTCCCGGAACAGTCGACCGACTTCATCTTCAGCGTCATCGGGGAGGAATGGGGGTTCCTCGGCACCATGCTCGTGCTGACGCTGTTCGCCCTCTTCCTGGTCCGCCTCGTGATGCTCGGCACGCAGGTCAAGCATCCGTTCGGGGTGATGGTGGCGGCCGGGGCCGTCGGGGTCTATCTGATCCACATCTTCATCAACATCGGGATGGCGACGGGGCTGTTGCCGGTGATCGGGATCCCGCTGCCGTTCCTCTCCTATGGCGGCTCGGCGCTGCTGGCCAACACGGCCATGTTTGCCATCGCCCTGACGTTGCACATGCGCCGCGATGACTTCTCCATCTACGGATACTGA
- a CDS encoding virginiamycin B lyase family protein, producing the protein MRYAFTLLALLLGWPQPASHQAVDDVEITEWPVPWENSRPRDPYVGPDGRVWFVGQRADYAAYLDPETGEFKRYDLEAGAGPHNLIVDDAGFVWYAGNQAAHIGKLDPRDGSIVKYPMPDPAARDPHTLVFDQQGDIWFTVQGGNFVGKFTRADEQVHLIPVPTPRARPYGIVIDGQNRPWIALFGTNKLATVDPATMTLEEIVLPREEARPRRIGVTSDGAVWYVDYAAGRLGRYDPQAKAFKEWLLPGGEDARPYGMAVDDRDRLWFVESGPDPNRFVGFDPATEEFFASAEIPSGGGTVRHMYFHAPTRTVWFGADTNTIGRARLP; encoded by the coding sequence ATGCGATACGCCTTTACCCTGCTCGCCTTGCTGCTGGGCTGGCCCCAGCCCGCCTCCCACCAGGCCGTAGACGACGTGGAGATCACCGAATGGCCGGTGCCCTGGGAAAACTCGCGCCCGCGTGACCCGTACGTGGGACCCGACGGGCGCGTCTGGTTCGTCGGCCAGCGGGCCGACTATGCCGCCTACCTCGATCCCGAAACCGGCGAATTCAAGCGCTACGACCTCGAAGCCGGTGCCGGCCCGCACAACCTGATCGTCGATGACGCAGGGTTCGTGTGGTATGCCGGCAACCAGGCCGCACACATCGGCAAGCTCGACCCCCGCGACGGCAGCATCGTCAAGTATCCCATGCCGGACCCCGCCGCCCGCGACCCGCACACGCTCGTCTTCGACCAACAGGGCGACATCTGGTTCACCGTGCAGGGTGGCAACTTCGTCGGGAAGTTCACGCGGGCGGACGAGCAGGTGCACCTCATCCCGGTTCCCACGCCCCGGGCGCGGCCCTACGGCATCGTCATCGACGGGCAGAACCGGCCCTGGATCGCGCTCTTCGGCACGAACAAGCTGGCCACCGTGGACCCCGCGACGATGACGCTCGAAGAGATCGTGCTGCCGCGTGAGGAAGCGCGCCCCCGCCGTATCGGCGTGACCTCGGACGGCGCCGTGTGGTACGTCGACTATGCCGCAGGACGGCTCGGCCGGTACGATCCGCAGGCGAAAGCGTTCAAAGAGTGGCTCCTGCCCGGCGGCGAAGATGCCCGCCCCTACGGCATGGCCGTCGATGACCGGGACCGCCTGTGGTTCGTCGAGTCGGGGCCGGACCCGAACCGCTTCGTCGGCTTCGACCCGGCCACGGAGGAATTTTTCGCGTCGGCCGAGATCCCGAGCGGCGGCGGCACCGTGCGCCACATGTATTTCCACGCCCCGACCCGCACCGTCTGGTTCGGTGCCGATACCAACACCATCGGCCGGGCCCGCCTGCCATGA
- a CDS encoding TldD/PmbA family protein: protein MTSPSTDTDTERLTAFHAAAERLAEQAPVLLRTALGSGGAEADLFLEASLYHRITLDGSLRGRSLRLGAPRVERHDVAGLGVRVRRGRAMGYAAAEGLDGTGWHAAAGRAAATFGTGRTRGEARATVHTGRAVLPPRLPPDAPETAGIPEKRILLETAIEAAFAFDERVVRARATYYDRTRRVAVHTSWGRAAATATMLLGLRVEVTLAAGRRGTGTRSVTACAMTGGACGLGHFFTRAPEAVAREAVERAAVLLEARPLPPGPVPVVLAAGWGGAWLHEVAGHAFEADVASEAGCRVGARVAGAGLTLLDDPTLPDGRGTAPFDDEATPTRPTVLVEDGVLCALLTDRACAETLGLPVTGHARRQDYRHAPLPRMTNLVLAPGAATPADLIAGVRDGLYVRTAGHGTLQPGTGTYTLEVVEGTRIEAGRLTHPVAGVRLEGRLAGALTGIRGVARDGRLETARGICEKAGQTVPVSVGMPTVLVEGMTVVSRSRL, encoded by the coding sequence ATGACTTCTCCATCTACGGATACTGATACCGAGCGGCTCACGGCCTTTCACGCGGCGGCCGAACGGCTGGCCGAACAGGCTCCGGTGCTGCTTCGCACGGCACTGGGCTCCGGGGGCGCGGAGGCGGATCTTTTCCTCGAGGCGAGCCTGTACCACCGGATCACGCTCGACGGGAGCCTGCGCGGGCGCTCGCTGCGGCTGGGAGCGCCCCGCGTCGAACGGCACGACGTCGCGGGACTGGGGGTGCGTGTGCGCCGCGGCCGGGCGATGGGCTATGCGGCGGCGGAGGGCCTGGACGGGACGGGGTGGCACGCCGCTGCCGGGCGGGCGGCGGCCACGTTCGGAACGGGCCGGACCCGGGGGGAGGCGCGGGCCACCGTCCATACGGGCCGGGCCGTCCTCCCACCGCGCCTGCCGCCCGATGCCCCGGAGACGGCCGGCATCCCGGAGAAACGGATCCTGCTCGAAACCGCGATCGAGGCCGCCTTCGCCTTCGACGAGCGGGTGGTGCGGGCCCGGGCAACCTACTACGACCGCACCCGGCGTGTGGCCGTCCATACCTCGTGGGGCCGTGCCGCGGCGACGGCCACGATGCTGCTGGGGCTGCGCGTCGAGGTGACGCTGGCGGCAGGTCGCCGTGGGACGGGCACGCGATCCGTGACGGCCTGTGCGATGACCGGCGGTGCCTGCGGGCTCGGCCATTTTTTTACCCGTGCTCCGGAGGCCGTGGCCCGCGAGGCGGTCGAGCGGGCCGCCGTGTTGCTGGAAGCCCGTCCGCTGCCGCCCGGCCCGGTGCCGGTGGTGCTGGCCGCCGGCTGGGGCGGGGCGTGGCTGCACGAGGTCGCCGGGCATGCGTTCGAGGCCGACGTGGCTTCGGAAGCCGGCTGCCGGGTCGGGGCGCGCGTTGCCGGCGCCGGCCTCACCCTGCTGGACGATCCTACGCTGCCGGACGGGCGCGGCACGGCCCCCTTCGACGATGAGGCCACCCCCACCCGGCCCACGGTGCTCGTCGAGGACGGCGTTCTGTGTGCCCTGCTGACCGACCGGGCCTGCGCCGAAACGCTCGGCCTGCCCGTGACCGGGCACGCCCGCCGGCAGGATTACCGCCACGCCCCCCTGCCGCGCATGACCAACCTCGTCCTGGCTCCCGGCGCGGCCACACCTGCCGACCTGATCGCCGGCGTGCGGGACGGGCTCTACGTCCGCACCGCCGGGCACGGGACGCTGCAACCCGGCACGGGGACGTACACGCTCGAGGTCGTCGAGGGCACCCGCATCGAAGCCGGACGGCTGACGCATCCGGTCGCCGGGGTGCGTCTCGAAGGTCGCCTCGCCGGCGCCCTCACCGGCATCCGGGGCGTCGCCCGGGATGGACGCCTGGAGACGGCCCGCGGTATCTGCGAAAAGGCCGGGCAGACGGTGCCCGTCTCCGTCGGTATGCCGACCGTGCTCGTGGAGGGGATGACCGTCGTTTCACGTTCCAGGTTGTAG
- the pheA gene encoding prephenate dehydratase, translating into MKVAFQGEIGAFSEEAACVLFPEAEVVPCLAFEDVFEAVEAGRVERGVVPIENSLFGSVHVNYDLLRAHNVRIVAELNLRVRHNLMALPGVTLADVRQVLSHPQALGQCRDYLRRHLAHAEAVPVYDTAGAAKMVATQGRRDAAAIASRQAAAEYGLHLLAEGIESNRRNYTRFLALAREADAPVPEGVPCKTSIVYAQRENVPGGLFKSLAVFALRDIDLLKIESRPLVGHPGKYLFYLDLAGSLAQERVRRALDHLGEIAAEVKVLGSYPVGETTA; encoded by the coding sequence ATGAAAGTTGCCTTTCAGGGAGAGATCGGCGCATTCAGTGAGGAGGCGGCGTGTGTGCTGTTTCCGGAGGCCGAGGTCGTGCCGTGCCTGGCGTTTGAGGATGTCTTTGAGGCGGTGGAAGCGGGGCGTGTGGAGCGGGGCGTCGTCCCCATCGAGAACTCGCTCTTTGGCAGCGTGCACGTCAACTACGACCTCCTGCGGGCACACAACGTGCGGATCGTGGCCGAGCTCAACCTGCGGGTGCGGCACAACCTGATGGCGCTGCCGGGCGTCACGCTTGCCGACGTCCGGCAGGTACTCTCGCACCCCCAGGCGCTGGGGCAGTGCCGCGACTACCTGCGCCGCCACCTGGCTCATGCCGAGGCCGTGCCGGTCTACGACACCGCCGGAGCGGCAAAGATGGTGGCGACGCAGGGGCGGCGGGATGCGGCGGCCATCGCCAGCCGGCAGGCGGCCGCCGAGTATGGCCTGCACCTGCTGGCCGAGGGCATCGAAAGCAACCGGCGCAACTATACCCGCTTCCTGGCGCTGGCGCGCGAGGCCGATGCGCCCGTTCCCGAAGGCGTGCCCTGCAAGACCTCCATCGTCTACGCCCAGCGCGAAAACGTGCCGGGCGGGCTGTTCAAAAGCCTGGCCGTCTTCGCCCTGCGGGACATCGACCTGCTCAAGATCGAGAGTCGCCCGCTCGTGGGGCATCCGGGCAAGTACCTCTTCTACCTGGACCTGGCCGGGTCCCTGGCGCAGGAACGCGTGCGCCGCGCCCTCGACCACCTCGGCGAGATCGCTGCCGAGGTGAAGGTGCTCGGCTCCTACCCGGTCGGTGAGACGACGGCGTAG
- a CDS encoding Gfo/Idh/MocA family protein has translation MAGKPTSRRDFLRLAAASTAAGGLALPFLKEDADARSERLRPRAARPVPPSDRVRIATIGMGIIGFIDTDTALAVPGVEFVAAADCYTGRLDRVREVYGPSVTTTRDYREILARDDVDAVLICTPDHWHAQMAIDALEAGKAVYLEKPMVHSLEEGPRVIEAQRRTGKPLQVGSQYASSLLFDKARELVREGVIGAVNMVEAATNRNSAIGAWQYSIPPDASPETIDWDRFLGKAPRHPFDPKRFFWWRGYSDYGTGVAGDLFVHLFTGIHKTLDSLGPTRVAAMGGLRFWKDGRDMPDVTLGLFDYPETDTHPSFTVALQSNFAHGGGGDSFFRFIGDEGMIAVEDNRLVVSKRPRREPSLDAIVRGYNSVRTFSEAVQQAFIEQYRAEHTTRERPEPAASYEFRVPDGYDSRYDHFVFFFESVREGRPVYEDAAFGYRAAAPSLLSNHSYWEERIYRWDPVAMKLAT, from the coding sequence ATGGCCGGCAAACCAACCTCTCGTCGCGATTTCCTGCGCCTGGCCGCCGCCTCCACGGCCGCAGGCGGCCTCGCCCTTCCGTTCCTCAAAGAGGATGCGGATGCCCGGAGCGAACGGCTCCGTCCCCGGGCGGCCCGCCCCGTCCCCCCGAGCGACCGCGTCCGGATCGCCACCATCGGCATGGGCATCATCGGCTTCATCGACACGGACACGGCGCTGGCCGTGCCCGGCGTCGAGTTCGTGGCGGCGGCCGACTGCTACACGGGACGGCTCGACCGGGTCCGGGAAGTCTACGGCCCCTCGGTGACGACCACGCGCGACTACCGGGAGATCCTCGCCCGGGACGACGTCGATGCCGTGCTCATCTGCACACCGGACCACTGGCACGCCCAGATGGCCATCGACGCCCTGGAGGCCGGCAAGGCCGTCTATCTCGAAAAGCCGATGGTGCACAGCCTGGAGGAGGGCCCCCGCGTGATCGAAGCCCAGCGGCGAACCGGCAAGCCGCTCCAGGTCGGCAGCCAGTATGCCAGCTCCCTGCTCTTCGACAAGGCCCGGGAACTGGTGCGCGAAGGGGTCATCGGCGCGGTCAACATGGTCGAAGCCGCCACGAACCGGAACTCGGCCATCGGGGCCTGGCAGTACTCGATCCCGCCCGACGCCTCGCCCGAAACCATCGACTGGGACCGCTTCCTGGGCAAGGCCCCCCGCCACCCCTTCGACCCGAAACGCTTCTTCTGGTGGCGCGGCTACTCGGACTACGGCACGGGCGTGGCCGGCGACCTCTTCGTCCACCTCTTCACCGGCATCCACAAGACGCTCGACAGCCTCGGACCGACCCGCGTGGCCGCCATGGGCGGCCTGCGCTTCTGGAAGGACGGCCGCGACATGCCGGACGTAACGCTCGGCCTGTTCGACTATCCCGAAACCGACACCCATCCCTCTTTCACGGTGGCGCTGCAGTCCAACTTCGCGCACGGGGGCGGCGGTGACTCCTTCTTCCGCTTCATCGGAGACGAAGGCATGATCGCCGTCGAAGACAACCGCCTCGTCGTCTCGAAACGCCCCCGCCGCGAACCCTCGCTCGACGCCATCGTGCGCGGGTACAACTCGGTCCGGACGTTCTCCGAGGCCGTGCAGCAGGCCTTCATCGAACAGTACAGGGCCGAGCACACCACCCGCGAGCGCCCCGAACCTGCGGCCAGCTACGAGTTCCGCGTGCCCGACGGCTACGATAGCCGCTACGACCACTTCGTGTTCTTCTTCGAGTCCGTCCGCGAAGGCCGCCCGGTATACGAGGACGCCGCCTTCGGTTACCGGGCCGCCGCCCCGTCGCTGCTCTCGAACCACAGCTACTGGGAGGAGCGCATCTACCGGTGGGACCCGGTGGCCATGAAGCTGGCAACGTGA
- a CDS encoding choice-of-anchor V domain-containing protein → MSPSSRRRPGTAWPALLVLSLLGAGLYGYADGPPPAHTGGFGEPTCYACHFDGPETPSAGSLTLDGLPAAYEPGAGYLLTVTLAHPGLGAAGFQLSARLADGQPAGTLTPGNARVQVQHVEATGMVYAAHTKAGTGLTAPDTARWTLRWTAPTAGGPVVFHLAANAANGDDSAFGDVIHTRADTTAPAPGR, encoded by the coding sequence ATGAGCCCTTCTTCCCGGCGCCGCCCCGGCACGGCCTGGCCGGCGCTCCTTGTGCTGTCCCTGCTCGGGGCCGGGCTGTACGGGTATGCCGATGGTCCACCGCCCGCCCACACCGGCGGCTTCGGCGAGCCGACGTGCTACGCCTGCCACTTCGACGGCCCCGAGACCCCCTCGGCCGGAAGCCTCACCCTCGACGGCCTGCCGGCAGCCTACGAGCCCGGCGCCGGCTACCTGCTGACGGTGACCCTGGCGCACCCCGGCCTGGGCGCGGCCGGCTTCCAGCTCTCGGCCCGCCTGGCCGACGGGCAACCGGCCGGCACCCTCACCCCCGGCAACGCCCGCGTACAAGTCCAGCACGTGGAGGCGACGGGCATGGTCTATGCCGCCCATACGAAAGCAGGCACCGGTCTCACGGCTCCGGACACGGCCCGCTGGACCCTCCGGTGGACGGCTCCCACCGCCGGCGGACCCGTCGTCTTCCACCTGGCCGCCAACGCCGCCAACGGCGACGACTCCGCCTTCGGCGACGTCATCCACACCCGTGCCGACACCACCGCCCCGGCTCCGGGACGGTGA